The proteins below come from a single Perca flavescens isolate YP-PL-M2 chromosome 8, PFLA_1.0, whole genome shotgun sequence genomic window:
- the LOC114560526 gene encoding E3 ubiquitin-protein ligase TRIM21: MSAASCLLTEDQFRCSICQDVFTDPVTVPCGHNFCKNCITQHWDINVPNQCPNCNKDFHTRPELQINTFISEMAAQFRQSAQQKASRSSEQQVSKPGEVPCDVCTGTKLKALKSCLVCLVSYCETHLEPHLTMTGLKRHQLIDPVENLEGRMCTKHDKPLELFCKTDRMCVCMLCTILDHKTHDVVPLKEEYEGKKVELGKTEAEIQHMIQKKRLKIQEIRHSVELSEEDADREIAKGVQVFTALKESVERSQAELIETIKEKQRKTEKQAECFIKELEQEISELQKRSTEVEQLSQSEDHLHLLQRFTSLNAAPPTKDWTQVSIRPPSYEGTVVRAVAQLEETLSKQMKKHFHIELKRVQQSAVDVTLDPDTAHPDLNLSDDGKQVQHGDVRKALQDSQKRFDTYVNVLAKQSFSSGRCYYEVQVKGKTHWTLGVAKESINRKGVIITNPQNGYWTISLTNKNECNARAGPDVRLSLKSPPQKVGVFVDYEEGLVSFYDVDAAALIYSFTGCSFTEKLYPYFSTGLNKGGKNSAPLIISPVNHTE, from the coding sequence ATGTCTGCTGCCAGCTGTCTTCTCACTGAAGATCAGTTTCGGTGCTCCATCTGTCAGGATGTGTTCACTGATCCAGTCACCGTACCATGTGGACACAACTTCTGTAAAAACTGCATCACTCAACACTGGGATATTAATGTCCCCAATCAATGTCCCAACTGTAATAAGGATTTCCACACAAGACCTGAGCTACAGATCAATACTTTCATCTCTGAGATGGCTGCTCAGTTCAGACAGTCAGCTCAACAGAAAGCCAGCAGAAGCTCAGAGCAACAAGTGTCCAAACCAGGAGAAGTTCCCTGTGACGTCTGCACTGGAACCAAACTGAAGGCCCTGAAGTCCTGCCTGGTGTGTCTGGTCTCCTACTGTGAGACTCACCTGGAGCCTCATCTGACAATGACAGGCCTGAAAAGACATCAGCTGATCGACCCTGTGGAGAACCTGGAAGGCAGGATGTGTACGAAGCACGATAAACCGCTGGAGCTGTTCTGTAAGACAGACAGGATGTGCGTCTGTATGCTCTGCACTATTTTAGACCACAAGACACATGATGTTGTTCCTCTGAAAGAAGAATATGAAGGAAAGAAGGTCGAGCTGGGGAAGACAGAGGCTGAAATTCAGCATATGATCCAGAAGAAACGACTGAAGATTCAGGAGATCAGACACTCGGTGGAGCTCAGTGAggaagatgcagacagagagatagcaaaaggtgttcaggtcttcacCGCTCTGAAGGAGTCTGTTGAGAGAAGCCAGGCCGAGCTCATCGAGACGataaaagagaagcagagaaagacGGAGAAACAGGCTGAATGCTTCATCAAAGAGCTGGAACAGGAAATCTCAGAGCTGCAAAAGAGAAGcactgaggtggagcagctctCACAGTCTGAAgaccacctccacctcctccagaGATTCACCTCCCTGAACGCTGCTCCACCCACCAAGGACTGGACACAAGTCAGCATCCGTCCACCTTCATATGAGGGTACTGTGGTGAGAGCTGTGGCTCAGCTGGAGGAGACGCTCAGTAAACAGATGAAGAAGCACTTTCATATTGAGCTGAAGAGGGTCCAGCAGTCTGCAGTGGATGTGACACTTGATCCTGATACAGCACATCCTGATCTCAACCTGTCTGACGATGGAAAACAAGTTCAACATGGTGACGTGAGAAAGGCTCTCCAAGACAGCCAAAAGAGATTTGATACTTATGTTAATGTCTTAGCAAAGCAGAGTTTCTCTTCAGGAAGATGTTACTACGAGGTTCAGGTTAAAGGGAAGACTCACTGGACTTTAGGAGTGGCCAAAGAGTCAATCAACAGGAAGGGAGTCATCATAACGAACCCTCAGAATGGTTATTGGACGATATCTTTAACGAATAAAAATGAGTGCAACGCTCGTGCTGGTCCTGatgtccgtctctctctgaagtctccgcctcagaaggtgggggtgtttgtggattatgaggagggtctggtgtCTTTTTATGATGTTGATGCTGCAGCTCTTATTTACTCCTTTACTGGCTGctccttcactgagaaactctaCCCATACTTCAGTACAGGTCTCAATAAAGGTGGTAAAAACTCTGCCCCTCTGATCATCTCTCCTGTCAATCACACGGAGTAG